The Diadema setosum chromosome 8, eeDiaSeto1, whole genome shotgun sequence genome includes the window ttcgacgccccctcgctggtcatacctcccccaatcatgaacataaaccgacacccttgactaccagtggcggatccagggggcgcactgggcgccccctccctccaaagcgaaaaaaatatatatatgtagctacaaacgacagtttttggactgtaaaatgtcaaaattttcaagctagctcgcttcgctcgctcgcatttaatcgttatgcaattctcctgatgttgctgtcagtaattgccagcagttgcgcccggtgcgtcccctccccttaatttccaaagcgaaaaaatatagctacaaacggcagtttggggactgtaaaatgtcaaaattttcaagctcgctcgctcgcatttaatcgttatgcaattctcctgatgttgctgtaactaattgccagcagttgcgcccggtgcgctccctccccttaatttccaaagcgaaaaaaatatagctacaaacggcagttttgggactgtaaaatgtcaaaattttcaagctcgctcgcttcgctcgctcgcatttaatcgctatgcaattctcctgatgttgctgtcagtaattgccagcagttgcgcccggtgcgccccctccccttaatttccaaaccgaaagaatatacctaaaaacggcagttttgggactataaaatatcaaaattttcaagctcgctcgcttcgctcgctcgcatttaatcgttatgcaattctcctgatgttgctgtcagtaattgccagcagttgcacccggtgcgccccctctccttaatttccaaagcgataaaaatatagctacaaacggcagttttgagactgtaaaatgtcaaaattttcaagctcgctcgcttcgctcgcttgcatttaatcgttatgcaattctcctgatgttgctgtcagtaattgccagcagttgcgcccgatgcgccccctccccttaatttccaaagcgaaaaaatatgcctaaaaacggcagttttgggaacataaaatgtcaaaattttcaagctcgctcgcttcgctcgctcgcatttaaccgttatatgccatactcctgatattactgccagtaattgccagcagttgcacccggtacgccccccccccccccccgaatttccaaagcgaaaaaatatagctataaatggcagtttggggactgtaaaatgtcaaaattttcaagctcgctcgcttcgctcgctcgcatttaatcgttatgccattttcgtgatgttactgccagcaaccccctttatttccaaagctatatatatatatatatatatatatatatacatacatatattatcatatagctacaaacggcagtttggggactgtaaaatgtcaaaattttcaagctcgctcgcatttaatcgttacgttatgcaattctgatgttgctgccatgaggtgcccccccaatgtcttgacccacggtacgccactggtaCTTTGTATATTATCCATTTTTCTCATTACAGTCCCCAGAAAACAGATCTATAGAATTCTAATGTAGTGAAATGCTTGAATATGTTGTAACAAATTCTTTCTTTGGTTATAACAGCACATAttcctttttcatttgattGTTGTTGGCTACAGAGGAAATGTAAAAGATTTTCCTCCCCCAAGAACATTTTTATGCTTTAGCTCATTCAGCTGCATGTGTCATCCAATCAGTCTTGGCTTTGTCcagcagttttttgttttgtttttgtttttgtttagcaAAGCATCTCAAACTtaagattttcaaattttctctgttttcaaGACCAGTTGACACACTGCCTGGACAGACAAAGAAGGACAGCCTACAGACAGAAACCCTAGAAGTATTTTAATccactgaggacgagtcccgagcatactcaggcaggtgtcaatgggaaatatgtgttacagcaaaatcagtccgtcctcaccTGGTTAAACGGTTGTAGGCCACAAACCTGCTTGTGTGTCAGATGGTTGAAATCAGAATCAAGTCCCTATGCTCAATCAACCGCTTACAAGATTACAGTGTGTATATCTGACTACACATGTACAGCTCACTATAAAATTCATGCGAatgcaaaatacattgtacagtatagtGAGGCACACACACTTCATCAGGACCCCTTAATCTGCCTCCCTGCTTAAAATTCCTACAAGTGCTCTGAACGAAAATGTATGTGTAGAGACTGTGGGACTGTGTGCGTTATGCTTAGAACTTTGTGGGGTTACCACAATCAAACCACCTGAGGTTAAGACCAGCCACTTTCTCTTGAAAATCTAAAATTTCTGAGGAATATGTGAGGAATATATCATGGTCCCCACACATACTTTTTACATGCCTTGTCTGTGGGGGGTGCAGGGTGGCGAGGTGTGGGTCACTTCCATAGCGCACAAGTAAATGACACTGTTCGTGTTTGACTAATGCAGCTACAAATTTCTTATCGATCACTGAACATAGTGTTCCATTGTAATCTCGAGCATTTTTTCTGTACATAAGCAAGATtacatagaatttcagtgacgTAGTGTGAATGTAATATGCACAAACTTTCAAGTGTGGCGATGTGCGAGATACTCAGGTATACTTTCATTGGCAGAAGTGTTCAGCAAGATATTCCACATTGTATACAACTTCTCCGCACAGTTCTACTAACTTAGCAAATGTCTTCTTATCAAATGTAACATGTTGGATCCAGAGTTCTCCTTTTCTCTGTTCAGACAGGCTGTATGGCATAATCACTTATAATCTTTATCAGTGGTGAATCAACTCTATCTTCGCTATCTATCAACCAcgttgaaagaaaagaaaaatccagtCCAATCAGCCGAGAGGTTTAGAAGGGATATGCTACCCTTCCAATTCGAGTCACAGTTCAAGATATCTGGAGTCACAGAGATGGACTGATATCACAAGAAATTTGTGAGCACTCACATACCACCAATCGTTACCAGTTTACGTTCCCTAGCAACGACGGGCCTCTTGTTTCCAGCTCCACATTTCTCGGCACAAGAAGTCTCCCCATCTCATATCGGTGAGCTCTGCATccaagagagaagggggggggggggtggaggggagcTTGAATCACTGAATATGGTATGCATTGGCGATCACATCTCTGCGACCGATTGTCTGACCTGCGTGATGGTTTGGAGGGCCGTCTGCAGTTGAGCTATCCTTGTCTCTATGTCCCCTAGAACCTCCACCTGTGGTAAAAAGAGGCGGAATGCATAATgatggtagtagtggtagttaTGGTGTTGGAAAGGGAGTGGGGGCAGAGACAAAAGGAGATGGGGACATGTAATAAAATCACATGAGTAATTGATATCCACATGTTATTTCAACACAttacaaattgtacttttttaaaTCTGACCAATGCAAAGAAACTATTACCCtgggagaaaaagagaagagttTTAGTGAGTTTGTAGCACATTTGCAAGTTCCTTATTTTGGGTATGTCATCAAATTTTGGCATTCTTCGAGGAATGTTAAGCTTGGTttgggtgtgtgcgtgtgtgtgtgtgtgcgttctATCTTTGACACCAGTAATTGTATCACACAAAAAATTTAAGCATTCATGATTTTGCTGTGACACACCAAATTCCTTGTGGACCACCCAGAACGTTACAAGAGGCCTCCTACAAAACCTGTAAAATAGATTATGAGAATAATACTAGATTTTTGGAACCTTGCAGGGCGGTGTCagttatgaaataaaacaagacGACATAGGACCAAACGAGacatgacgtaacaaagagATGTACGAccgatacatgtacataccattCTACCATCACTGAGGTCAAAGCCACTACCCCACTGCACGTTTTCCAGGTTTGCACTCAGCTCCCCGAGGCACGCGACCAAGAGGGGGAAAAGTTCCTTGACCTGGGCGTGGTAGCTGGCCTCCACCCGCAGGAAATCCCCGACCAGCGGCTGCTGCAGCCGGTTGATGAGCTCCTTCTTCTGCTGGATAGCTCGCTGGAGGTGACCACTGATGGAGCTCAGGTTCACTATCTTTGCATCTGAGGAGAAACCCCAGGAAATACTATATCATCACACACTATACTCTGCCCATAATTCCAAACAATTTTGTTCTTGGTGGATGATGGACTTGAAATCCTTAGCTGCCATTTGCAAAGCCTTGAGGAAATCAGCATTGATAGGTGTGGTTTTTCCTTCATCAAAAGCATATTATTCAATGCGTGGTTACAATCTGGCATGAGGAAAGTGAATTTTACAGTAGAGTACATGTGTATGAAGTAAGTCTCAGAACATTTCTGAGGACAGAGCACAGGAAATATTACATGGTCAGACACTACACTCTGCCCATAATATTCCAACCAATTTGGTTCTTGGTGACAGCAGACTTGAAATTGTTAGCTGCCATTTGCAAAGCCTTGAGGAAATTAGCATTGAGAGGTATGGTTTTTCATTTAGCAAAAGCATAACATTACATGCATGGTTACAATCTGGCATGAGAAAATCAAATTTTACAATAGAGTACATGAAGGAGATCTCAGAACATTGTGAGAAAACTGACTTGATGATTTACAAAAAGCACATTGCCACTTCAGAAATGGGAAGTCATTATCATGATTCGAAATTGGATACAGTAACATGTGTTTCTGATGTCAACCATCATCAGGAAACTTTTGGTTTTAATAACTGGCAGGACCTGTCGCATTTGGAGACCAAGTCATGCGTTGTCAACATTTGACAGAACTTGAACAATTCAACTTCACAATACCACATGAACAACTCTATGTGCTTTGAAGAAAGAATGACAAACTATTTCTTCGACACATACATCTAAAGATGGATTAATATCAAACTGAAGGAAATACCGTACAACAACtatgaattacatgtatgtcattccATGGTAGTAATACTAGGTTTGCTATGAATGGCATGTTCTTACTTTTAACAGGGATGTTTTGGGAAAGCATTCCCAGTGAATGGTAATTGCTACAAGGTGGGGAAGAGACAAGTTAAATATCCAGTGTCTTAGAAGTGTGAGACATGTGGCAACTGCTAGACTCCGGTATGAACTCACCTAGTAGGTTCAAGTGAGTGAGATCTCTGGTCTCCTTGTCCATCAAGTGACACTGTATTTCTACATTTACCTGtgaagatacagaaaaataaTGACTGGCCATAGACAATACATTTTTAGACTTATTGGATCTTATGTGCCAAAAGCGAGTTTataagaaaatgcattttgctgTGTGTGTACCTGAATAACACAATACGACCGTgcacaaactaacaaaaagtcacacaacCTTATTCTTTGTGAGGACTAAAGATACCCGGTGCGTAAAAATGGGTCAATGGTAACCTCGTCAGTTTTTTGTGTTGTATATCTTTCTAAAAGAGCAATTTCTGTTCCATATAATTATTGAGTTTGACATCATAAATCATAGGGGGAttttttcaggttttttttttttttctagaactttcttctttttttttttggtctgacatAGAATTTCTCAGCTTTCGGGATTCTGAGCATGAGAAACTCCTCACACACTTGATTTTCAACTCTTCTAGTaatgaaaggatgatgctaacACAGTCAAATGAGCCATGACTAGAATACAGCATACTAATGGGCATGCAATATTTCAGCTTAATCAGATAATCCCTTCATAGCTTATTTACTGTTATGGAGTTTTATGTCCTGttctttgtcccattcattttaCAGACCACTGCTGGGTGaaattaagcacttgaatacaCCCTAaccttcaaagcctcttttcccAGCAACACTTTTCAAGAgggtgtactttctttccattatttacaTGGATTATaaaagtccatttgaattgagttatcatgtatttttaaagctcagagtcagccctttcagaatctgccccaGGTCTACCCTATAGTAAAATTTCATGACTTGCTACATTGTGGTAGTTTTGCGATGCAGGGTTACATATTGTCTTGTGCATCATTAGCATTTTTAAAACCCTTACTGTGCCTTTTTACCCTGATTTACAAGTCTGCTGGAGGGTGTTCTTTGCTGATTGGAACATAATATGTCTAGAAACAAGCCACCAATGAACAGAGATTCATTCCACAATCTGTTATATGTGTGTCAATAGTGTCCCTCCTTTAGTGGGCTGGCTAACTGATAGTTGGGTCATGTTTAGAGGAATTAAATAGAAAAATGTGACAAGCTATAGCTGAGTGTCTCAGTACCTGTTACACAAACAGCTTAAATTGTACTTGGTTCTCTTTCAGAATTTTTCCCCAATTAATGTAACAAACCTGACTGAGCTGCCTTGTTTTCTCTGCAATTTCCTTCAGACGATGTATTAGCTTTAACGATGTCGACTGTCTCTGCAACGTCTCCATGACTTCTTGGACGTCTTCATCTCTTTTCTGTGAAAAGATATAAAGTACATTGAACTGGCTATAACTGGAATATAAATACCTTGCTATTCACTCAAGAAAATGTGTATAAAGACTCGACTGCTCCATGAACATCATTGCTCTGTAAGGCTGAATTAGCATCACACTTTTCACTGATC containing:
- the LOC140232289 gene encoding uncharacterized protein — translated: MDDFSILKGNSSINPWASDVNSTSATASIIRYSEKSGYLRLKRDEDVQEVMETLQRQSTSLKLIHRLKEIAEKTRQLSQVNVEIQCHLMDKETRDLTHLNLLDAKIVNLSSISGHLQRAIQQKKELINRLQQPLVGDFLRVEASYHAQVKELFPLLVACLGELSANLENVQWGSGFDLSDGRMVEVLGDIETRIAQLQTALQTITQVRQSVAEM